In one Hoplias malabaricus isolate fHopMal1 chromosome X1, fHopMal1.hap1, whole genome shotgun sequence genomic region, the following are encoded:
- the LOC136675974 gene encoding voltage-dependent calcium channel beta subunit-associated regulatory protein-like isoform X1, producing the protein MSDEPPLLTSLTENATDVPVASGRQDNYVLLLVMLCVFAGGTLVLLSVLLIFCHRCCQSGRRYSRASDDLEKTNTTYVEESQPTQDITIRLESTDSLSTASCHGDVDTERFQTSVYTGRRVSFNETAIYEQSKKNQEKGRRYTLTEGDFHHLKKARLTHLHIAPPAMNILTIMECDSPENSITLREQTQHKPSLSIFQPSESGLPDSPVSWSSQSPSCALPGDTFNSTLDNSFTPSAGEHITEPPRSRTMEVIGSAGMRMEGDAGSSAVMVGVGAAGVGGGSSGSGQGTVLHFLSRLRRHASLEGASPYFTIKKWKFDSSHRAASLDMRGSPRRRTFQRQRAASETLDQEEEDSPRLGASGGSDFLLCALPSQSQSDPPRRLSAGSLEPSTTSCPPPPVALSRLEIQAVLEVSRETEEITTPPSHKLPESVRPQREEEVEDGDGELMLGATGGEGTGAEGCAEFGLGSRQESLEQPNLYRDIWSLRASLEQYASSDLSSNDRDSTRSDADSVCSLGAAGISRTGVPSYQSQDIDDEIDGELPFDDIGKDVGARRNGRDSVDSERGSDSEAGSRKLLQMDSGYASIEAPCKAPEELRLFGSTSGKTASERRRFFTNAGRKGTVCESFETRLFKEELEEEASESSVSVESDALVTEPQSRPSVSPRETCEQSQTKPRPRFRRRDYSIDEKTDALFNEFLRHDPQFDQQGSPSLRHRHRSRIHLRKQWQRAKQYSDPGGARYSPSLERQRSYALRRGDSASYPLDTRYHSTLPRIASAADEEASEGVASEGAASEGTASTTDSPDAHSAGPAPEDNANNSSNNSSPVIKSAKEGRPTAFFFSPSQDSTVEGSEMLEDCVSAEHPTETHGWSGMAVTDSSPSKMGIRQQHTHTDTVIRIPENLHHVDQNPMDKGYVHTVVDITPSDKLVSNLNERLYTSLRRTQGSQECMVAVTRTSPDFQD; encoded by the exons ATATCACCATTCGGCTTGAGAGTACGGACTCTCTCTCCACCGCAAGCTGTCACGGTGACGTAGACACGGAGCGCTTCCAGACCTCAGTGTATACAGGCCGCCGGGTGTCCTTCAATGAGACGGCCATCTATGAACAGAGCAAGAAGAACCAGGAGAAAGGCAGAAG gtaCACTCTTACAGAGGGAGACTTCCATCATCTGAAGAAGGCTCGTCTGACCCACCTGCACATCGCCCCTCCAGCCATGAACATCCTGACAATTATGGAGTGTGACTCACCTGAGAACAGCATCACCCTGCGAGAACAGACACAACACAAACCTTCCTTGTCGATATTTCAG cccagTGAGAGCGGTCTCCCTGATTCTCCTGTGTCCTGGAGCAGCCAGAGCCCAAGTTGTGCTCTTCCTGGAGACACATTCAACTCCACATTGGACAACAGCTTCACTCCCAGCGCTGGCGAACACATCACTGAACCGCCGCGATCCAGAACT ATGGAGGTGATAGGAAGTGCTGGTATGAGGATGGAAGGCGATGCTGGATCCTCTGCAGTGATGGTGGGAGTTGGTGCAGCTGGAGTAGGAGGTGGAAGTTCAGGCTCAGGGCAGGGCACAGTGCTTCACTTCTTGTCCCGGCTCAGACGCCACGccagcctggagggggccagCCCCTACTTCACCATCAAAAAATGGAAGTTTGACAGCAGTCACAGAGCAGCCAGTCTGGACATGAGAG gttctcCACGGAGACGGACATTTCAGAGGCAGAGAGCAGCAAGTGAAACTCTAGATCAAGAGGAAGAGGACTCTCCACGACTTGGGGCGAGTGGGGGCAGTGACTTCCTGCTGTGTGCCCTTCCCTCTCAGTCACAGTCTGACCCCCCTAGGCGACTGTCTGCTGGCTCCTTGGAGCCGTCCACTACAAGCTGTCCACCCCCACCAGTTGCCCTCAGCAG GTTAGAGATTCAAGCTGTCTTGGAAGTGAGTCGAGAAACAGAGGAAATTACTACTCCACCATCCCACAAGCTCCCAGAATCTGTCAGGCCTCAGAGGGAGGAAGAGGTCGAGGATGGAGATGGAGAGCTCATGTTAGGAGCAACAGGAGGAGAAGGCACTGGTGCCGAAGGATGTGCTGAATTTGGCTTGGGGAGCAGGCAGGAGAGCCTGGAGCAGCCCAACCTTTACCGGGATATCTGGAGCCTACGTGCATCTCTGGAACAGTATGCATCATCTGACTTgagcagcaatgacagagaTTCCACACGCAGTGATGCAGACAGTGTCTGTTCACTAGGTGCTGCTGGGATCTCCCGAACAGGTGTGCCCAGTTACCAATCCCAGGATATTGACGATGAGATTGATGGTGAGCTACCATTTGATGACATTGGGAAGGATGTGGGAGCAAGGAGGAATGGCAGGGACAGTGTGGATTCCGAAAGAGGCAGCGATAGTGAAGCAGGGAGTAGGAAGCTTCTGCAGATGGACAGTGGCTATGCCTCCATCGAGGCTCCTTGCAAGGCCCCGGAGGAACTTCGATTGTTCGGAAGTACATCTGGCAAGACGGCGTCAGAACGCAGGCGGTTCTTCACTAACGCTGGTCGGAAGGGAACAGTGTGCGAGAGCTTTGAGACCCGGCTGTTCAAAGAGGAGCTAGAAGAAGAAGCTTCAGAGAGCAGCGTTAGCGTAGAGTCAGATGCTCTTGTTACTGAACCCCAAAGTAGACCCAGTGTCTCGCCCAGAGAAACATGCGAACAGTCGCAGACTAAGCCCAGGCCACGTTTCCGTCGCAGAGACTACAGCATTGATGAAAAGACGGATGCCCTTTTTAACGAATTTCTGCGGCACGATCCTCAATTTGACCAACAGGGATCGCCCTCCCTTCGGCATCGGCATCGATCAAGGATCCATCTGCGCAAACAGTGGCAGCGTGCCAAGCAGTACAGCGACCCAGGAGGAGCACGCTATTCGCCGTCCCTTGAGAGACAGCGCAGTTATGCCCTGCGGAGGGGTGACAGTGCCAGTTACCCATTGGACACGCGGTACCACAGCACTCTGCCACGTATCGCTAGTGCTGCAGATGAGGAGGCTAGTGAAGGAGTGGCCAGCGAGGGAGCAGCCAGTGAAGGTACTGCTAGTACCACAGATTCACCCGATGCCCACAGTGCTGGGCCAGCACCTGAAGACAATgccaacaacagcagcaacaacagcagTCCTGTAATAAAATCAGCAAAAGAGGGTCGTCCTACGGCGTTCTTTTTCAGCCCTTCGCAAGACAGCACTGTAGAAGGAAGTGAGATGCTGGAGGACTGCGTGAGTGCTGAGCACCCTACGGAGACACACGGATGGTCAGGGATGGCAGTCACGGACAGCAGTCCATCAAAGATGGGTATCAGACAACAACACACGCATACAGACACTGTCATTCGTATTCCAGAAAACCTTCATCACGTGGACCAGAACCCTATGGACAAAGGCTACGTGCACACAGTAGTGGACATAACTCCATCAGATAAACTAGTGAGCAATCTGAATGAGCGGCTGTACACCAGCCTGAGGAGGACTCAGGGCAGCCAGGAGTGCATGGTGGCAGTCACTCGCACTTCTCCAGACTTTCAGGACTAG
- the LOC136675974 gene encoding voltage-dependent calcium channel beta subunit-associated regulatory protein-like isoform X2 produces the protein MSDEPPLLTSLTENATDVPVASGRQDNYVLLLVMLCVFAGGTLVLLSVLLIFCHRCCQSGRRYSRYTLTEGDFHHLKKARLTHLHIAPPAMNILTIMECDSPENSITLREQTQHKPSLSIFQPSESGLPDSPVSWSSQSPSCALPGDTFNSTLDNSFTPSAGEHITEPPRSRTMEVIGSAGMRMEGDAGSSAVMVGVGAAGVGGGSSGSGQGTVLHFLSRLRRHASLEGASPYFTIKKWKFDSSHRAASLDMRGSPRRRTFQRQRAASETLDQEEEDSPRLGASGGSDFLLCALPSQSQSDPPRRLSAGSLEPSTTSCPPPPVALSRLEIQAVLEVSRETEEITTPPSHKLPESVRPQREEEVEDGDGELMLGATGGEGTGAEGCAEFGLGSRQESLEQPNLYRDIWSLRASLEQYASSDLSSNDRDSTRSDADSVCSLGAAGISRTGVPSYQSQDIDDEIDGELPFDDIGKDVGARRNGRDSVDSERGSDSEAGSRKLLQMDSGYASIEAPCKAPEELRLFGSTSGKTASERRRFFTNAGRKGTVCESFETRLFKEELEEEASESSVSVESDALVTEPQSRPSVSPRETCEQSQTKPRPRFRRRDYSIDEKTDALFNEFLRHDPQFDQQGSPSLRHRHRSRIHLRKQWQRAKQYSDPGGARYSPSLERQRSYALRRGDSASYPLDTRYHSTLPRIASAADEEASEGVASEGAASEGTASTTDSPDAHSAGPAPEDNANNSSNNSSPVIKSAKEGRPTAFFFSPSQDSTVEGSEMLEDCVSAEHPTETHGWSGMAVTDSSPSKMGIRQQHTHTDTVIRIPENLHHVDQNPMDKGYVHTVVDITPSDKLVSNLNERLYTSLRRTQGSQECMVAVTRTSPDFQD, from the exons gtaCACTCTTACAGAGGGAGACTTCCATCATCTGAAGAAGGCTCGTCTGACCCACCTGCACATCGCCCCTCCAGCCATGAACATCCTGACAATTATGGAGTGTGACTCACCTGAGAACAGCATCACCCTGCGAGAACAGACACAACACAAACCTTCCTTGTCGATATTTCAG cccagTGAGAGCGGTCTCCCTGATTCTCCTGTGTCCTGGAGCAGCCAGAGCCCAAGTTGTGCTCTTCCTGGAGACACATTCAACTCCACATTGGACAACAGCTTCACTCCCAGCGCTGGCGAACACATCACTGAACCGCCGCGATCCAGAACT ATGGAGGTGATAGGAAGTGCTGGTATGAGGATGGAAGGCGATGCTGGATCCTCTGCAGTGATGGTGGGAGTTGGTGCAGCTGGAGTAGGAGGTGGAAGTTCAGGCTCAGGGCAGGGCACAGTGCTTCACTTCTTGTCCCGGCTCAGACGCCACGccagcctggagggggccagCCCCTACTTCACCATCAAAAAATGGAAGTTTGACAGCAGTCACAGAGCAGCCAGTCTGGACATGAGAG gttctcCACGGAGACGGACATTTCAGAGGCAGAGAGCAGCAAGTGAAACTCTAGATCAAGAGGAAGAGGACTCTCCACGACTTGGGGCGAGTGGGGGCAGTGACTTCCTGCTGTGTGCCCTTCCCTCTCAGTCACAGTCTGACCCCCCTAGGCGACTGTCTGCTGGCTCCTTGGAGCCGTCCACTACAAGCTGTCCACCCCCACCAGTTGCCCTCAGCAG GTTAGAGATTCAAGCTGTCTTGGAAGTGAGTCGAGAAACAGAGGAAATTACTACTCCACCATCCCACAAGCTCCCAGAATCTGTCAGGCCTCAGAGGGAGGAAGAGGTCGAGGATGGAGATGGAGAGCTCATGTTAGGAGCAACAGGAGGAGAAGGCACTGGTGCCGAAGGATGTGCTGAATTTGGCTTGGGGAGCAGGCAGGAGAGCCTGGAGCAGCCCAACCTTTACCGGGATATCTGGAGCCTACGTGCATCTCTGGAACAGTATGCATCATCTGACTTgagcagcaatgacagagaTTCCACACGCAGTGATGCAGACAGTGTCTGTTCACTAGGTGCTGCTGGGATCTCCCGAACAGGTGTGCCCAGTTACCAATCCCAGGATATTGACGATGAGATTGATGGTGAGCTACCATTTGATGACATTGGGAAGGATGTGGGAGCAAGGAGGAATGGCAGGGACAGTGTGGATTCCGAAAGAGGCAGCGATAGTGAAGCAGGGAGTAGGAAGCTTCTGCAGATGGACAGTGGCTATGCCTCCATCGAGGCTCCTTGCAAGGCCCCGGAGGAACTTCGATTGTTCGGAAGTACATCTGGCAAGACGGCGTCAGAACGCAGGCGGTTCTTCACTAACGCTGGTCGGAAGGGAACAGTGTGCGAGAGCTTTGAGACCCGGCTGTTCAAAGAGGAGCTAGAAGAAGAAGCTTCAGAGAGCAGCGTTAGCGTAGAGTCAGATGCTCTTGTTACTGAACCCCAAAGTAGACCCAGTGTCTCGCCCAGAGAAACATGCGAACAGTCGCAGACTAAGCCCAGGCCACGTTTCCGTCGCAGAGACTACAGCATTGATGAAAAGACGGATGCCCTTTTTAACGAATTTCTGCGGCACGATCCTCAATTTGACCAACAGGGATCGCCCTCCCTTCGGCATCGGCATCGATCAAGGATCCATCTGCGCAAACAGTGGCAGCGTGCCAAGCAGTACAGCGACCCAGGAGGAGCACGCTATTCGCCGTCCCTTGAGAGACAGCGCAGTTATGCCCTGCGGAGGGGTGACAGTGCCAGTTACCCATTGGACACGCGGTACCACAGCACTCTGCCACGTATCGCTAGTGCTGCAGATGAGGAGGCTAGTGAAGGAGTGGCCAGCGAGGGAGCAGCCAGTGAAGGTACTGCTAGTACCACAGATTCACCCGATGCCCACAGTGCTGGGCCAGCACCTGAAGACAATgccaacaacagcagcaacaacagcagTCCTGTAATAAAATCAGCAAAAGAGGGTCGTCCTACGGCGTTCTTTTTCAGCCCTTCGCAAGACAGCACTGTAGAAGGAAGTGAGATGCTGGAGGACTGCGTGAGTGCTGAGCACCCTACGGAGACACACGGATGGTCAGGGATGGCAGTCACGGACAGCAGTCCATCAAAGATGGGTATCAGACAACAACACACGCATACAGACACTGTCATTCGTATTCCAGAAAACCTTCATCACGTGGACCAGAACCCTATGGACAAAGGCTACGTGCACACAGTAGTGGACATAACTCCATCAGATAAACTAGTGAGCAATCTGAATGAGCGGCTGTACACCAGCCTGAGGAGGACTCAGGGCAGCCAGGAGTGCATGGTGGCAGTCACTCGCACTTCTCCAGACTTTCAGGACTAG